A part of Bartonella quintana genomic DNA contains:
- the lysA gene encoding diaminopimelate decarboxylase has protein sequence MHFFSYNQGVLHAEGLSLSALAQDVGTPFYCYSANALVTRFKDYQNAFRDMPSLIAYAVKANSNQAVLQLLAANGAGADVVSEGELRRALAAGIPAHCIVYSGVGKTVKEIDFALAHDICCFNVESEPELEQLSARAVAFSKTARISLRINPDVDAKTHKKITTGKYENKFGIPLSLAWDVYKKAAQLPGIHVCGVDMHIGSQICDLKPFEDAFLIFADFVRHLSSSGYALTHVDIGGGLGIAYGHEQHSVPSLFDYAALVKRHIAPLGLKIIVEPGRSIIGEAGVLVTSVIYLKRGEGRNFVVVDAAMNDLIRPTLYDAWQNVVLVKQAPEDASFIRADIVGSVCETGDYLALDRRVPILAAGDLLAITGAGAYSAVMASTYNSRLLVPEVLVQDTRYAIIRPRLDYAQLIGCDYIPDWIEHR, from the coding sequence ATGCATTTTTTTTCTTATAATCAGGGTGTCCTTCATGCTGAAGGTCTTTCTCTTTCTGCATTGGCGCAGGATGTCGGAACTCCTTTTTATTGTTATTCGGCTAATGCGCTGGTTACACGTTTTAAAGATTATCAAAACGCTTTTCGAGATATGCCTAGTTTGATTGCTTATGCCGTGAAGGCTAATTCCAATCAGGCAGTGTTACAACTTTTAGCGGCAAACGGGGCGGGAGCTGATGTGGTTTCAGAAGGTGAGTTGCGACGCGCACTTGCTGCTGGCATTCCTGCTCATTGCATTGTTTATTCTGGTGTTGGCAAAACGGTAAAGGAAATAGATTTTGCTCTTGCGCATGATATTTGTTGTTTTAATGTTGAATCAGAGCCTGAACTTGAACAACTTTCGGCACGTGCTGTTGCATTTTCAAAAACGGCACGCATTTCATTGCGCATTAATCCAGATGTAGATGCAAAGACCCATAAAAAAATTACAACGGGTAAATATGAAAATAAATTTGGTATTCCATTATCGTTAGCATGGGATGTGTATAAAAAAGCAGCTCAATTGCCAGGCATTCATGTGTGTGGTGTGGATATGCATATTGGCAGTCAGATTTGTGATCTAAAGCCGTTTGAAGATGCATTCCTTATTTTTGCAGATTTTGTGCGTCATTTATCGAGTAGTGGATATGCACTTACCCATGTCGATATTGGGGGGGGGCTTGGTATTGCATATGGTCATGAACAACATTCAGTGCCGTCTCTTTTTGATTATGCAGCACTTGTCAAGAGGCATATTGCACCTTTAGGGCTTAAGATTATCGTGGAGCCTGGACGCAGTATTATTGGCGAGGCTGGTGTGTTGGTGACATCTGTTATCTATTTAAAAAGAGGAGAAGGACGGAATTTTGTTGTTGTGGATGCTGCGATGAATGATCTGATACGTCCAACGCTTTATGATGCTTGGCAAAATGTGGTACTTGTAAAACAAGCACCAGAGGATGCATCATTTATTCGGGCAGATATTGTTGGTTCAGTTTGTGAAACCGGTGATTATTTAGCATTAGATCGCCGTGTGCCGATCTTGGCGGCAGGCGATCTTTTAGCCATTACGGGGGCTGGTGCTTACAGTGCAGTGATGGCGAGCACTTATAATAGCCGGCTTTTGGTTCCGGAAGTTCTCGTTCAGGATACGCGTTATGCGATCATTCGTCCACGCCTTGATTATGCGCAATTGATAGGCTGCGATTATATTCCAGATTGGATTGAGCATCGTTAA
- the lptM gene encoding LPS translocon maturation chaperone LptM produces MKIILKSLMIVLFYGAVVVGCGRKGALELPPPSMEKPAQEASVAKNKVDKPFILDRLIH; encoded by the coding sequence ATGAAAATTATTTTAAAGAGTCTGATGATTGTCCTTTTTTATGGTGCTGTTGTAGTTGGATGCGGGCGTAAAGGCGCGTTAGAATTGCCTCCTCCAAGTATGGAAAAACCTGCGCAAGAAGCATCTGTTGCCAAAAACAAAGTAGATAAGCCTTTTATTCTCGATCGGTTGATACACTAG
- a CDS encoding TlpA disulfide reductase family protein, which translates to MVSQILNSTKHNNKKIQLLIAFFIITVALSLYTTTSNHNKRESFFSNFISTAKAQQTNIDKTRIEKRMAIKKAAKGFFTHIRFTDMPYDMNQLSFKDIQGQDHKLAEFTGKPMLINLWAIWCAPCRMEMPELAQLKRELGGKNFDVMAINVDQAASPEKIQQFLQNVHADNLLYYRDETMTIFNSVRKQGLALGLPLTLLIDKNGYLIASFNGAAPWANNDAKALIKAVIREAQ; encoded by the coding sequence ATGGTTTCTCAAATTCTTAACAGTACAAAACACAACAATAAAAAAATACAATTGCTCATCGCATTCTTTATCATTACCGTTGCCTTGAGTTTATACACAACAACAAGCAATCATAACAAGAGAGAGTCTTTCTTTTCCAATTTCATTTCAACGGCAAAAGCGCAACAAACAAACATCGATAAAACACGAATAGAAAAAAGAATGGCAATCAAAAAAGCAGCCAAAGGCTTTTTTACTCATATACGTTTTACTGATATGCCTTATGACATGAATCAACTTTCTTTTAAGGATATTCAAGGACAAGACCACAAACTCGCCGAATTTACCGGAAAACCGATGCTGATCAATCTGTGGGCGATTTGGTGCGCACCTTGTCGCATGGAAATGCCAGAATTAGCCCAATTAAAACGTGAATTGGGTGGAAAAAATTTCGATGTAATGGCCATTAATGTTGATCAAGCTGCTTCTCCTGAAAAAATTCAGCAATTTTTACAGAATGTTCATGCGGATAACTTGCTTTACTATCGCGATGAAACAATGACTATTTTCAACAGCGTGAGAAAACAAGGGCTGGCTTTAGGATTGCCTTTAACACTTCTCATCGATAAAAATGGTTATCTCATTGCTTCATTCAATGGTGCAGCTCCATGGGCCAATAACGATGCCAAAGCACTTATAAAAGCTGTCATAAGAGAAGCACAATAA
- a CDS encoding YihY/virulence factor BrkB family protein has translation MLRDIFWYSYRILVDAVSHYWRDNGSAFASHVALSGLLAFFPFFIFGTSLASFSSAFTYTPQKIKALVQLLPDVIAEPLSKEIINVLTIQRGGVLTVSVIGAAYFASNGIEALRTALNKAYRVVDRRSLLFCRFQSLFFVIVGAIGLVVISFLLILAPLLIKIMQNHSFFITEYIGVIRLWRYIIAAVVLFVSLLIVHKWLPAGRRKFIDILPGIVVTMFVWFMASIAFAHYLTMFNYISTYAGLTSIMVAIIFLYMLSAIFILGGEINAAIIFYRNHLQCLDE, from the coding sequence TTGTTAAGAGATATCTTTTGGTATAGCTATCGTATTCTTGTTGATGCAGTAAGCCATTATTGGCGTGATAATGGGAGTGCTTTTGCAAGCCATGTCGCGCTTTCGGGGCTTTTAGCATTTTTCCCGTTCTTTATTTTTGGAACTTCTCTTGCCAGTTTTTCCAGTGCTTTTACATATACGCCGCAAAAAATCAAAGCACTTGTACAATTATTGCCAGATGTTATTGCAGAGCCTTTATCGAAGGAAATTATCAATGTTTTAACCATTCAGAGAGGAGGGGTGTTGACGGTTTCTGTTATTGGAGCAGCTTATTTTGCCTCTAATGGAATAGAGGCTTTGCGTACAGCCTTAAATAAAGCGTATCGCGTGGTTGATCGGCGTAGTTTGTTATTTTGTCGTTTTCAAAGTTTGTTTTTTGTAATCGTTGGAGCTATTGGTCTTGTTGTGATCAGCTTTTTATTAATTTTGGCACCTTTGCTGATCAAAATTATGCAAAATCATTCTTTTTTCATTACTGAATATATTGGTGTCATTCGTCTCTGGCGTTACATCATCGCAGCAGTTGTTTTATTTGTGAGTCTTTTGATTGTTCATAAATGGCTCCCGGCAGGGCGACGGAAATTTATAGATATTTTACCAGGGATCGTAGTAACAATGTTTGTTTGGTTTATGGCTTCTATTGCTTTTGCTCATTATTTAACAATGTTTAATTATATTTCTACCTATGCCGGGTTAACATCTATTATGGTTGCCATTATTTTTCTTTACATGTTGAGTGCAATCTTTATTTTGGGGGGAGAAATAAATGCAGCGATAATATTTTATCGTAATCATTTACAATGTTTAGATGAATGA
- a CDS encoding prephenate/arogenate dehydrogenase family protein, with the protein MLYIHFEKIALIGIGLIGSSLARAIKKKNLTAHISIATRRQETLKRARELDLGNFYTTNNAEAVEGADLVIISVPVGASAQVAKTLHDSLKPGAIVSDVGSTKALVIAEMAPLLPKTVHFIPGHPIAGTEYSGPDAGFADLFMNRWCILTPFAESDASAVARLTAFWEACGARVEKMDPKHHDLVLAIVSHLPHLIAYNTVGTASDLEKVTNSEVIAYSASGFRDFTRLASSDPVMWRDICLHNKDAILEMLSRFSEGLASLEQAIRLEDGETLFNFFTRTRAVRRNIIAAGQEIDAPDFGRHNVSKEST; encoded by the coding sequence ATGCTCTATATTCATTTTGAAAAAATAGCACTCATTGGCATTGGTCTTATTGGATCTTCTTTAGCAAGAGCGATTAAAAAGAAAAATCTCACAGCTCATATTTCTATTGCAACGCGTCGTCAAGAAACACTGAAAAGAGCACGCGAATTAGACCTTGGGAATTTTTATACAACAAATAATGCAGAAGCTGTTGAGGGAGCAGATTTGGTTATTATTTCTGTTCCTGTTGGAGCTAGTGCACAAGTGGCAAAAACGCTTCATGATTCTTTAAAACCTGGAGCGATTGTCAGTGATGTTGGCTCTACAAAAGCATTAGTTATTGCAGAAATGGCACCTTTATTGCCTAAAACGGTTCATTTTATTCCTGGTCATCCGATTGCTGGAACGGAATATTCGGGACCGGATGCTGGTTTTGCTGATTTGTTTATGAATCGCTGGTGTATTTTAACGCCTTTTGCTGAAAGTGATGCTTCGGCTGTAGCACGATTGACAGCATTTTGGGAAGCTTGTGGAGCCCGTGTCGAGAAGATGGACCCTAAACATCATGATCTTGTTTTGGCTATTGTTTCGCATTTGCCGCATTTGATTGCTTATAATACTGTCGGAACAGCAAGTGATTTAGAAAAAGTGACGAATTCAGAAGTCATTGCTTATTCCGCTTCAGGTTTTCGTGATTTTACCCGTTTGGCATCTTCTGATCCCGTTATGTGGCGCGATATTTGTTTGCATAATAAAGATGCCATTTTAGAAATGTTGAGCCGTTTTAGTGAAGGGCTTGCTTCTTTAGAACAGGCAATTCGTTTGGAAGATGGTGAGACACTGTTTAATTTTTTTACGCGTACACGTGCTGTTCGCCGCAATATTATTGCTGCTGGGCAGGAAATTGATGCTCCTGATTTTGGGCGTCATAATGTTTCTAAAGAGAGCACGTAA